The following DNA comes from Nitrososphaerales archaeon.
AAAATATGCTATACTTTTTGTCACACTATATGCTAGTTCTATGGGGTTAGCATCACGCATGAGTTACGTATGAAGGCGTTAAACATGTCTTTTATCTCTTGTTCCAAATCCTTGGGTATTACCTAAAACTATCTGGCAAGCTGGAAATGGATGAAGCGTTATTCGGAGATCACAGGAAGGGAAAGCGTGGATGGGGAGCCGAAGGTAAGACCATGGTGTTTGGGATATATCAGAGAAACGGCAAGGTCATAACGTTTCCCGTACATGATAGAAAATACGATACGATTATTCCATTGATAAAACAGCATACCAGAAAGGGTTCCTTGTATTACACAGACGATCATACAGCATATGCATCTTTGAATTTGATAGGAAAGCATCAGGTGGTTGCTCATGGAAGGGAAGAGTATGTTAGAGAGGATACGCACATCAATGGGATAGAAGGATTTTGGAGCTATGCTAAGATCTGGTTGTATCATTACAGAGGAGTTCCTAAACAGTACTTCCATCTATATCTGAAGGAGAT
Coding sequences within:
- a CDS encoding IS1595 family transposase, with the protein product MFQILGYYLKLSGKLEMDEALFGDHRKGKRGWGAEGKTMVFGIYQRNGKVITFPVHDRKYDTIIPLIKQHTRKGSLYYTDDHTAYASLNLIGKHQVVAHGREEYVREDTHINGIEGFWSYAKIWLYHYRGVPKQYFHLYLKEIEFRFNNREKNLFRLISEMLVKSVPNV